From a single Bacteroidia bacterium genomic region:
- the pyrH gene encoding UMP kinase: MNHTTKYKRILLKLSGEALMGEQSYGIENETLHKYARQIIEITHLGVEVAVVVGGGNIFRGIQGVGVGMGRAHSDYMGMLATVINGMALQDALESQGGLCRLQSAIGMEKICEPYIRRRAIRHLEKGRIVIFAAGTGNPFFTTDTAASLRAIEIDADVVLKGTRVDGIYTADPEKDATAVKFDAISFADVLANRLNVMDMTAFTICQENKLPIIVFNINEPENLIRIVKGETVGTLVS; this comes from the coding sequence ATGAATCATACCACTAAATACAAACGCATACTTTTAAAACTCAGCGGAGAGGCCCTCATGGGTGAGCAGTCTTACGGGATTGAGAATGAAACCCTCCACAAATACGCGCGGCAGATCATCGAAATCACCCATCTGGGGGTGGAGGTTGCTGTAGTCGTTGGCGGTGGTAATATCTTCAGAGGTATCCAGGGTGTGGGTGTGGGCATGGGGCGTGCGCATTCCGATTATATGGGGATGCTGGCTACTGTGATCAACGGGATGGCATTGCAGGACGCGCTCGAAAGCCAGGGCGGGCTTTGCCGGCTTCAGTCAGCGATCGGTATGGAGAAGATCTGCGAACCGTATATTCGTCGCAGAGCCATCCGCCATCTGGAGAAGGGCCGCATTGTCATATTTGCTGCGGGCACAGGCAATCCGTTTTTTACAACTGATACAGCTGCATCACTGCGCGCCATTGAGATCGACGCCGATGTTGTACTGAAAGGAACCCGTGTGGACGGAATTTATACCGCCGACCCAGAGAAAGACGCTACGGCAGTAAAATTTGATGCTATCTCCTTTGCCGATGTGTTGGCCAACCGGCTGAACGTCATGGATATGACAGCATTTACGATCTGCCAGGAGAATAAGCTGCCCATCATCGTGTTTAATATCAACGAACCCGAAAACCTCATACGAATCGTGAAGGGCGAGACCGTGGGTACTCTGGTAAGCTAA
- the tsf gene encoding translation elongation factor Ts has protein sequence MAITANEVNQLRLATGAGMMDCKKALVEAEGDFDLAVEILRKKGQKVSAKRADREAKEGAVFIKSDDSSKEAVIIELNAETDFVARNQDFQSLGESIISLASAEKPANLDALKALSLDGRSVSEHLVDAMARIGEKIDVSKYEKISGDQVVAYIHPGARIGVVVAFANINGKDASEVGKDVAMQIAAMNPLAVDKDGIDESTVNKEIEIGMDIARNEGKPEAMLEKIARGKLNKFYKDNTLINQDFVKDTSKSVGQYIKEQLGPDAQVLGFKRVQLGTN, from the coding sequence ATGGCAATTACTGCAAATGAAGTAAACCAATTGCGGCTGGCAACCGGCGCAGGGATGATGGACTGTAAAAAAGCACTGGTAGAAGCAGAAGGCGATTTTGATCTGGCGGTAGAGATTCTTCGTAAAAAAGGACAAAAAGTATCAGCCAAGCGCGCTGACCGCGAGGCGAAAGAAGGCGCTGTTTTCATCAAGTCTGATGACAGCTCTAAAGAAGCAGTCATTATTGAGTTGAATGCTGAAACGGACTTTGTTGCAAGAAATCAGGATTTCCAGTCGCTGGGAGAATCGATTATTTCTCTGGCCTCCGCAGAAAAACCTGCCAATTTGGATGCATTGAAAGCACTTTCACTGGATGGAAGATCTGTCAGCGAACATTTGGTGGACGCTATGGCGCGGATTGGTGAGAAAATTGATGTAAGTAAATATGAAAAGATCTCCGGCGACCAGGTGGTAGCATATATTCACCCTGGTGCCCGTATTGGTGTGGTGGTTGCGTTTGCAAATATCAATGGCAAAGATGCTTCTGAAGTAGGAAAAGACGTGGCAATGCAGATCGCCGCTATGAATCCGCTGGCAGTAGATAAAGACGGGATTGATGAAAGTACCGTAAATAAAGAAATTGAAATCGGTATGGACATTGCCCGCAACGAGGGTAAACCCGAAGCCATGCTTGAAAAAATTGCCCGTGGTAAACTCAATAAATTTTACAAAGACAATACGCTGATCAATCAGGATTTTGTGAAAGACACTTCCAAATCAGTGGGTCAGTATATTAAAGAACAACTAGGTCCCGATGCACAGGTTCTCGGTTTCAAACGAGTACAACTAGGGACAAATTGA
- a CDS encoding tetratricopeptide repeat protein, whose product MNSWRKLMITLAAALLLANLLIRCSQQPAGYLNLSPEVKYTGIQSCQPCHKKIYQSFLETGMGKSLYRPDKSRIIEKFGPDIVVPDTKNDFAYHPYWAGDEMFVKEYRMSGEDTVYQRTEKVDYIVGSGHQTRSYLIERNGYLYEIPVTWYVSKQIWDLSPGYDELNTRFSREIGQECMACHTGYIDFIEGSKNRYRFVSEGIDCEKCHGPGEEHIRLTEGGQLIDVGEKIDYSIVNPGKLPLGQQFDVCQQCHLQGVNVVAEGKSVTDFRPGTPLSDTYDVFIERQEDENAFGIASHAERLQQSRCFIAAAGKLTCTTCHDPHKSVSLTGEKVYINQCNRCHEKMNTPECRAPEESKHAVNNNCITCHMPSGGTSDIPHVSFHDHKIRVVLPQADTSLAATKAWLKLACGTRKEVGDPIWGEAWLLYFERHNQSAEYLAKAASYFPQMKPYDQARIAYYQGNYSQAMALVEKALSQQTGHALSLFLKGEILEAQGQYAEAARVYQNSFEENPGGIDAGMKAGVMKLRARQGDQTVLDESRAIFEQLLKTRPFDERLLTNLGFVVMNQGDYAQAQSYFVQALSYDPDNIPALENMILLQIISGNKVVAQKYLDHLERKHPDYQGRERLKGMINNH is encoded by the coding sequence ATGAATAGCTGGCGGAAACTTATGATCACGCTTGCCGCAGCGTTGCTTTTAGCCAACCTGTTGATCCGCTGTTCCCAGCAGCCTGCGGGTTATCTGAATCTTTCTCCGGAAGTAAAATATACCGGGATTCAATCTTGTCAGCCCTGCCACAAAAAAATCTATCAGTCATTTCTGGAGACGGGAATGGGGAAATCGCTGTACCGCCCGGACAAGTCGCGGATCATTGAAAAATTTGGACCAGACATCGTTGTGCCGGACACAAAAAACGATTTCGCCTACCATCCTTACTGGGCAGGCGATGAAATGTTTGTCAAAGAATACCGCATGTCTGGCGAAGACACCGTGTACCAGCGCACCGAAAAAGTGGACTATATTGTAGGCTCGGGGCACCAGACCCGTTCGTATCTGATCGAAAGAAACGGATACCTGTACGAGATTCCGGTTACCTGGTATGTAAGTAAACAAATATGGGATCTAAGCCCGGGGTACGATGAGCTGAATACGCGATTTTCGCGGGAGATCGGGCAGGAGTGTATGGCCTGTCACACAGGGTATATAGATTTTATTGAAGGCAGTAAAAACCGCTATCGTTTTGTATCAGAGGGAATAGACTGCGAAAAATGCCACGGTCCGGGAGAAGAACATATCCGACTTACAGAAGGCGGGCAGTTGATTGATGTAGGTGAAAAAATCGATTATTCGATCGTAAACCCCGGCAAACTTCCCCTGGGGCAGCAGTTTGACGTATGCCAGCAATGCCATCTTCAGGGCGTGAATGTCGTAGCCGAAGGAAAAAGCGTTACAGATTTTCGACCCGGGACCCCGCTTTCAGATACTTACGACGTATTCATCGAAAGACAGGAAGACGAAAACGCATTTGGAATTGCCTCGCATGCGGAGCGACTGCAACAGTCCCGTTGTTTTATTGCCGCAGCGGGGAAACTCACCTGCACGACCTGTCACGATCCCCATAAGAGCGTAAGTCTGACCGGGGAGAAAGTTTACATCAACCAGTGCAACCGCTGCCATGAGAAAATGAATACCCCCGAATGCCGCGCACCGGAAGAATCAAAACATGCAGTCAACAACAACTGTATCACCTGCCATATGCCCAGTGGCGGCACGAGCGACATTCCACATGTAAGTTTTCACGACCATAAGATCAGGGTTGTATTGCCACAGGCAGATACCAGTCTGGCTGCGACGAAAGCGTGGCTGAAGCTGGCGTGTGGAACACGCAAAGAGGTCGGAGACCCCATCTGGGGAGAAGCCTGGTTACTTTATTTTGAGCGACACAATCAGTCGGCAGAATATCTTGCCAAAGCCGCCAGTTATTTTCCCCAAATGAAACCCTACGACCAGGCCCGAATTGCCTATTATCAGGGCAACTATTCGCAGGCGATGGCGCTTGTAGAGAAGGCACTTTCGCAGCAGACTGGGCATGCGCTGAGTTTGTTTCTCAAGGGAGAGATTCTGGAAGCACAGGGACAGTATGCAGAAGCCGCAAGGGTGTATCAAAACTCATTCGAAGAAAACCCCGGGGGAATAGACGCCGGAATGAAAGCCGGAGTAATGAAATTGCGGGCAAGGCAGGGCGACCAAACCGTGCTGGACGAGTCGCGGGCGATATTTGAACAATTGCTGAAAACCAGACCCTTTGATGAGCGATTGCTGACCAATCTGGGTTTTGTGGTCATGAATCAGGGCGATTATGCGCAGGCTCAAAGCTATTTTGTGCAGGCACTTTCCTATGATCCAGACAATATTCCCGCGCTGGAGAATATGATCCTGTTACAGATAATCAGCGGCAATAAGGTTGTCGCGCAAAAATACCTCGATCACCTGGAAAGGAAACATCCCGACTATCAGGGTAGAGAGCGGCTGAAAGGAATGATAAATAATCATTGA
- a CDS encoding regulatory protein RecX, whose product MEAEILKKIYQYCAYQDRSTGEVRKKLTEWEVSDEDQEKLIVHLESEKFLNEERYVRSFVRGKFFYKNWGRNKIRHELRMKNISMTLVQKVMEDEIDADTYEKTIQKLIGQKRQQHRADSPEKQNEKIFRFLLQKGFEGEWIHTALKTSYEHE is encoded by the coding sequence ATGGAAGCGGAAATTCTGAAAAAAATCTATCAATACTGCGCTTATCAGGATCGCAGTACCGGGGAAGTTCGAAAAAAACTCACCGAATGGGAAGTCTCTGACGAAGATCAGGAAAAACTGATCGTTCATCTCGAATCAGAAAAATTTCTCAATGAAGAAAGATATGTGCGGAGTTTTGTAAGGGGGAAATTTTTCTACAAAAACTGGGGCCGCAATAAAATCCGCCACGAACTTCGGATGAAAAATATTTCCATGACCCTCGTTCAGAAAGTGATGGAGGATGAAATCGACGCGGATACCTACGAAAAAACAATTCAAAAACTGATCGGACAAAAACGCCAGCAGCACCGGGCCGATTCACCTGAAAAACAAAATGAAAAAATCTTCCGGTTTTTGCTCCAGAAAGGATTCGAAGGAGAATGGATACACACTGCGCTAAAAACCAGTTACGAACATGAATAG
- the fumC gene encoding class II fumarate hydratase encodes MSYRIEKDTMGEVKVPSDKYWGAQTQRSFENFKIGGHLMPIELIRAFAILKKAAAITNTELAGFPQEKTDIISQVCDEILAGKLDDHFPLVVWQTGSGTQSNMNVNEVISNRAIELLGGEIGSKKPIHPNDDVNKSQSSNDTFPTAMHIAAYEMIAGHTLPRIRRLQETLAGKAKAFMDVVKIGRTHLMDATPLTVGQEFSGYATQLQRSIETIEDSLRHLRELALGGTAVGTGLNTPAGYAERVAEVIAQLSGNPFVTAANKFEALSAHDAIVEASGALRRTAVSLMSIGNNIRLLASGPRCGIGEILIPENEPGSSIMPGKVNPTQAEALTMVCAQVIGNDAAIAVAGTHGHFQLNVFKPVMIYNLLMSARILGDACDSFNDHLAVGIEPNYVRIRQNLNNSLMLVTALNTHIGYDKAAKIAKTAYAENATLKETAIKLGYLTEEEFDTIVVPEHMIG; translated from the coding sequence ATGAGCTATAGAATAGAAAAGGACACTATGGGGGAAGTAAAAGTTCCCTCAGACAAGTATTGGGGTGCGCAGACCCAGCGTTCGTTTGAAAACTTCAAGATCGGTGGCCATCTTATGCCCATTGAGCTGATTCGCGCTTTTGCGATTTTGAAGAAGGCGGCTGCGATTACAAATACCGAACTTGCGGGTTTTCCCCAGGAAAAAACAGACATCATCTCGCAGGTATGCGACGAAATTCTGGCAGGTAAACTCGACGATCATTTTCCGCTGGTGGTGTGGCAGACGGGTTCGGGTACTCAGTCCAACATGAATGTCAATGAAGTGATCTCCAACCGGGCAATAGAACTACTGGGCGGAGAGATTGGGAGTAAAAAACCTATTCACCCCAACGACGATGTAAACAAGTCCCAGTCATCCAATGATACATTTCCTACGGCCATGCATATTGCAGCCTATGAGATGATCGCTGGCCATACCTTACCGAGGATCCGTCGTTTGCAGGAAACACTTGCCGGCAAAGCCAAAGCATTTATGGATGTGGTAAAAATCGGCCGCACCCATTTGATGGATGCAACCCCCCTGACCGTAGGGCAGGAGTTTTCCGGTTATGCTACTCAATTGCAGCGAAGCATCGAAACCATTGAGGACAGCCTACGCCACCTTCGCGAACTCGCGTTGGGAGGAACTGCCGTAGGCACAGGGCTCAATACGCCCGCAGGTTACGCCGAAAGAGTGGCAGAAGTGATTGCACAGCTTTCAGGCAACCCGTTTGTGACGGCTGCTAATAAATTTGAGGCACTTTCGGCACATGACGCGATTGTCGAAGCTTCAGGCGCCCTCCGCCGCACGGCAGTGAGCCTGATGTCTATCGGCAACAATATCCGGCTCCTCGCTTCCGGCCCACGCTGTGGAATTGGAGAAATCCTTATCCCGGAAAATGAGCCCGGGTCTTCCATCATGCCGGGAAAAGTAAATCCCACACAGGCAGAAGCGCTGACCATGGTTTGCGCCCAGGTAATCGGAAACGATGCCGCCATCGCAGTTGCAGGCACACATGGCCACTTTCAACTCAATGTATTTAAGCCGGTCATGATTTACAATCTGCTCATGTCTGCAAGGATTCTGGGTGATGCCTGTGATTCTTTTAATGACCACCTCGCTGTGGGCATTGAACCCAACTATGTAAGAATCAGGCAAAACCTTAATAACTCGCTGATGCTGGTCACGGCTCTCAACACGCATATCGGCTACGACAAGGCGGCAAAAATAGCCAAGACTGCCTACGCCGAAAATGCAACCTTGAAAGAAACGGCGATTAAGCTGGGATATCTGACAGAAGAAGAATTTGACACAATCGTTGTTCCCGAACATATGATTGGCTAA
- a CDS encoding type II toxin-antitoxin system RelE/ParE family toxin gives MAEKRKVVLKALAEAQVSEIYDYLLSEGENGYAETFINDFLDVVFDEIPRFPEQFPICEGIKSGSKDYRMGSIADEFRVVFQIHRDKVEILLVLHELELPT, from the coding sequence ATGGCGGAAAAAAGAAAAGTTGTCCTGAAAGCACTGGCTGAAGCACAGGTCTCAGAGATATACGACTATCTTTTATCTGAAGGGGAAAATGGTTACGCAGAAACATTTATCAACGATTTTCTGGATGTAGTCTTTGATGAAATTCCCCGGTTTCCCGAGCAGTTTCCCATTTGCGAAGGAATAAAGTCGGGTTCCAAAGATTATCGGATGGGCAGTATTGCGGATGAATTCAGAGTCGTTTTCCAGATTCACCGCGACAAAGTCGAAATCCTGCTGGTTTTGCATGAGTTGGAATTACCAACTTGA
- a CDS encoding glycosyltransferase family 39 protein, translated as MRIPLFWLFFCLLVLLACGLTDWINQPPMGVHQWRQADGASLMWFYYQGNSFFQPEIFNLETDGYGYAIGELPFTYWIAGKIACLFGWNVAILRWVHLLIFLSGTGSLVWILRQLLKPKQAHLFSALLVSILASTPVFTYYCASYLPDSPALSLVFLSWSLLFYGYRSDRKRWIYGAAVIAALSACLKLTMALSWAATVVALLLFPGKYPTISAAIRRHFLLSTSIWGLMIVGCRWWIMQYNAQYDSSYFLASVRPVWLYSATEIYEILMGLKYEMKGILSLGTAIGLAGVVYFFLKNRRKIHVGILLFIVLHIAGAVAVIVLFFRMYREHDYYTFALWPVPVLIALTMASYLRQQKRIIVLSVFLLLVNVLWTNRVLHLRAEDATAHPFTQSVLYGAEDRDWLSKSGISPAAHLFCPEDPSPNTLLFALNRQGWTAYNFGLQPDSTALESYRSLGLEYLVLTDTQHYTGIYPALFPMKIMEEEGIVIYQSGNSPIPPNLFRENSESVVSP; from the coding sequence GTGCGTATTCCATTATTCTGGCTTTTTTTTTGTCTCCTGGTGCTGCTGGCATGTGGCCTGACCGACTGGATCAACCAACCACCGATGGGGGTACACCAATGGCGACAGGCCGACGGTGCTTCGCTGATGTGGTTTTATTACCAGGGAAATAGCTTTTTTCAGCCGGAAATCTTCAATCTGGAAACAGACGGATACGGATATGCGATAGGGGAACTGCCTTTCACGTACTGGATTGCCGGTAAAATTGCCTGTCTTTTCGGGTGGAATGTCGCAATTTTGCGTTGGGTTCACCTGCTGATTTTCCTGTCAGGTACCGGCAGCCTCGTCTGGATACTGCGCCAACTACTTAAGCCCAAACAAGCTCACCTGTTTTCTGCGCTTCTCGTAAGCATATTGGCTAGTACACCTGTATTTACTTATTACTGCGCCAGTTATCTGCCCGACAGTCCGGCGCTGAGCCTGGTGTTTTTGTCCTGGTCTTTGTTATTTTATGGGTATCGAAGTGATAGAAAGCGCTGGATATATGGGGCAGCAGTTATCGCTGCACTGTCTGCGTGCTTAAAACTCACCATGGCACTCAGCTGGGCTGCTACCGTTGTTGCCTTATTACTATTTCCGGGAAAATATCCGACCATCAGTGCCGCAATCCGGCGACATTTTTTATTGTCAACATCCATCTGGGGGCTGATGATTGTGGGTTGCAGATGGTGGATTATGCAATACAATGCTCAATACGACAGCAGTTATTTTCTTGCTTCCGTGCGCCCGGTCTGGTTATACTCTGCAACGGAAATTTATGAAATTTTGATGGGGTTGAAGTATGAGATGAAGGGCATACTATCACTGGGAACCGCCATTGGTTTGGCGGGGGTAGTTTATTTCTTTCTCAAAAACCGGAGAAAAATCCATGTGGGGATACTTTTATTCATCGTGCTGCACATAGCCGGAGCCGTGGCAGTTATTGTCCTGTTTTTTCGGATGTACAGGGAACATGATTATTACACTTTTGCGCTCTGGCCAGTGCCGGTGCTGATCGCATTGACGATGGCATCGTATCTCAGGCAACAGAAAAGGATTATTGTTTTATCCGTTTTTCTTCTGCTTGTCAATGTTTTATGGACGAACCGGGTTTTACATTTACGGGCAGAAGATGCCACTGCTCACCCTTTCACCCAATCGGTTTTGTATGGCGCAGAAGACCGCGACTGGCTTTCAAAAAGCGGCATTTCGCCAGCGGCGCACCTGTTTTGTCCGGAGGATCCCTCGCCCAATACACTGCTGTTTGCCCTAAACCGACAAGGCTGGACCGCTTACAATTTTGGCCTGCAGCCGGACAGTACCGCGCTTGAGAGCTACCGCTCACTGGGCCTGGAATACCTCGTGCTGACAGATACCCAGCACTACACCGGGATATATCCAGCACTGTTCCCCATGAAAATTATGGAGGAGGAGGGAATTGTGATTTACCAGAGTGGTAATTCCCCTATTCCCCCAAATCTTTTCAGGGAGAATAGCGAATCTGTGGTTTCCCCATAA
- a CDS encoding serine hydrolase, with the protein MRQKLPILITIGLGITLVLLATLYSVGPKDRYVSAPFLDENPRWADSMLRKMTISEKVGQLLMVVAEPDTTEREYPLTHLLTEYNVGGIVFRGYDATQQWQRTHIYQQVSSKPLLVGMYSDPTQDDLVRLPGDLSLAAIDNDSLIGLVGQHLGDQSNEMGVHMYFTPLVSEGQKPENRRQIVRKVLTVSEELQHHWVLSCPAYAQVYFPLETDSLLRDSLLSPYDTLSRKGISGFLINAEELDKVKINSAKDDLIRSYLSSHIPFSGLLIAEAAGNSANEVEDRAKKALKAGADLLVVQKKDIPYVYDVLISLIGKEKLQEDILNEKVHRILLAKSWAHAPKHYADADFRRTLPVNPQLNRLLNRQVEEATITLARDDHQLVPFKQLREKRFHLLTIGEETIDLLNQLRWYAPFSRSRLTRKNGGPLPRLDVRFFSGYDPVIVVFNSEIPDPDRDTVFLQTLAQLQSRTEVVFVHFGQVEDLKKLPEAGTIVQVYGHSHQSEALAGQMLFGGIASGGRLPVHISDTLSYRQGLTRPVVRLAYTLPEAAGMSSSVLSKIDSIVYEGMGSFAMPGCQVFVAKGGKVVYHKAFGHPTYASPVWVNPTDLYDIASVTKVAATTVAAMYMADKKRISPYDPLGRFFKDQVIITDSVYRRDTLFVIDSLYLASTSEPFEETDSLSTSESPFILVAQRQPDPSTRIDTFRKGDSLMVIKSYLRGKMRVRSPVFSLTLEELMTHHSGLPAGLPILPYMRYRNKFVGRYDRYFKPRADSLYSIEVASGFYLRNDYRDSLWQAAKAMHINPKKTYEYSDANMILVQMAIDSLNQEPINTFLAREIYEPLGMQNARFNPRSTLDPERLIPTEYDNNWRGQLLKGNVHDPTAALLGGISGNAGLFSNANDLGILLQMILNGGTYGGERYMDAQTVDQFTRANKGNRGLGFDKPPLSGEYIIGSRASKASYGHTGFTGTCIWVDPESELVYIFLSNRVHPKSNNWKLNTLRIRQRIHDVIYEAIDAGLEASL; encoded by the coding sequence ATGCGGCAGAAACTTCCCATATTGATCACTATTGGGCTGGGCATAACGCTGGTCTTGCTGGCAACACTCTATTCGGTGGGGCCTAAAGATCGTTATGTATCTGCTCCTTTCCTGGATGAAAATCCACGATGGGCAGACTCTATGCTGAGAAAAATGACCATTAGCGAAAAAGTGGGGCAGCTTTTAATGGTCGTTGCCGAACCTGATACCACAGAACGGGAGTATCCGCTGACACATCTGCTGACAGAGTATAATGTTGGCGGAATTGTTTTCCGGGGGTATGATGCCACACAGCAATGGCAACGCACGCATATTTATCAGCAGGTTTCTTCCAAACCTTTGCTTGTTGGTATGTATAGCGACCCCACTCAGGATGATTTGGTGCGGCTGCCGGGAGATCTTTCTCTTGCCGCTATAGATAATGACTCTCTGATTGGTTTGGTCGGCCAACATCTTGGCGACCAGTCCAATGAAATGGGAGTACATATGTATTTTACGCCTTTGGTTTCTGAAGGGCAAAAACCTGAAAACCGAAGGCAGATTGTACGTAAGGTTTTGACCGTTTCCGAAGAATTGCAACATCACTGGGTATTGTCCTGCCCGGCCTATGCGCAAGTATATTTTCCTTTGGAAACGGATTCCCTGTTGCGGGACAGTCTCCTTTCTCCCTATGATACGCTTTCGAGGAAAGGTATTTCCGGTTTTTTGATCAATGCGGAGGAACTGGACAAGGTCAAAATCAACTCGGCAAAAGACGATCTGATTCGCAGTTACCTCTCCAGCCATATTCCGTTCAGTGGATTACTGATCGCAGAAGCTGCGGGCAACAGCGCCAATGAGGTCGAAGACCGGGCAAAAAAAGCCCTTAAGGCAGGCGCTGATCTGTTGGTCGTACAAAAAAAAGATATTCCCTATGTATATGATGTGCTGATTTCCCTGATTGGGAAAGAAAAGCTGCAGGAAGATATTTTGAATGAAAAAGTTCACCGCATTCTGCTCGCCAAATCCTGGGCACATGCGCCCAAACATTATGCAGATGCAGATTTTCGCCGCACATTGCCCGTCAACCCTCAACTCAACCGACTGCTCAACCGACAGGTAGAAGAGGCTACAATTACCCTTGCGCGTGATGACCATCAGCTGGTTCCTTTCAAACAATTGCGGGAAAAACGGTTTCACCTGCTTACGATTGGAGAAGAAACCATTGATCTGCTGAATCAGCTCCGCTGGTATGCGCCCTTCAGCCGGTCGCGACTCACACGCAAAAATGGCGGTCCGTTGCCCCGACTCGACGTCAGATTTTTTTCAGGCTATGATCCTGTAATTGTTGTCTTCAACAGTGAAATTCCCGATCCCGATCGGGATACGGTCTTTTTACAGACGCTGGCTCAGCTTCAAAGCCGGACGGAGGTTGTATTTGTACACTTTGGACAAGTAGAAGATCTTAAAAAATTGCCGGAAGCGGGTACAATTGTGCAGGTATATGGTCATAGCCATCAAAGTGAGGCACTGGCGGGGCAGATGTTATTTGGCGGAATTGCTTCTGGCGGGCGGCTACCCGTGCATATCAGCGATACCCTTTCTTATCGGCAGGGGCTGACACGCCCGGTTGTGCGGCTGGCATATACGCTTCCGGAAGCTGCGGGTATGAGCAGCAGTGTATTGTCGAAAATTGATTCGATTGTATATGAAGGGATGGGCTCGTTTGCCATGCCGGGCTGCCAGGTGTTTGTAGCAAAAGGCGGAAAAGTCGTGTATCACAAAGCATTTGGCCACCCAACTTATGCGTCCCCGGTTTGGGTAAACCCTACCGATCTGTACGATATTGCTTCTGTCACCAAAGTAGCTGCTACAACGGTCGCTGCAATGTATATGGCGGATAAAAAGCGTATCAGTCCCTATGATCCGCTGGGGCGGTTTTTTAAGGATCAGGTAATCATAACAGATTCTGTTTACCGGAGAGACACACTCTTTGTCATAGACTCTCTGTACCTCGCATCCACTTCTGAGCCATTTGAAGAGACAGACTCACTCAGCACGTCCGAATCACCTTTTATTCTGGTTGCCCAGCGTCAACCCGATCCATCTACCCGTATCGATACTTTCCGGAAGGGTGATTCGCTGATGGTTATTAAATCCTATCTGCGCGGAAAAATGCGGGTGCGTTCTCCTGTATTTTCGCTTACACTGGAAGAACTGATGACCCACCATTCGGGGTTGCCGGCTGGATTGCCCATATTGCCCTATATGCGTTACAGGAATAAATTTGTAGGAAGATATGACCGGTACTTCAAACCGAGGGCAGACAGCCTGTACTCCATAGAAGTAGCATCGGGTTTTTATCTGCGAAATGATTACCGCGATTCGCTCTGGCAGGCCGCCAAGGCCATGCATATTAACCCCAAAAAGACTTACGAGTATAGCGATGCAAATATGATCCTTGTTCAGATGGCGATTGATTCACTCAATCAGGAGCCCATCAATACTTTTCTCGCAAGAGAAATATATGAGCCACTGGGCATGCAGAATGCGCGGTTTAACCCTCGCAGCACCCTCGATCCGGAGCGGCTGATCCCTACCGAATACGACAACAACTGGCGCGGGCAGTTGCTCAAGGGAAACGTCCACGACCCGACAGCAGCCCTGCTGGGCGGTATATCGGGAAATGCCGGGCTTTTTTCCAATGCCAATGATCTGGGAATTCTTTTGCAGATGATACTCAACGGGGGAACCTACGGCGGAGAAAGGTATATGGATGCCCAGACGGTGGATCAGTTTACCCGTGCAAACAAAGGCAATCGCGGTCTGGGTTTTGACAAACCCCCTTTGTCAGGAGAGTATATCATCGGAAGCCGCGCTTCGAAAGCCTCTTATGGACATACAGGTTTTACCGGCACCTGTATCTGGGTGGATCCGGAATCAGAGCTTGTCTATATATTTCTTTCCAACAGGGTTCACCCCAAAAGCAACAACTGGAAACTCAACACCTTGCGCATCCGGCAGCGCATTCACGACGTGATTTATGAAGCGATAGACGCCGGTTTGGAAGCATCGCTGTAA